From Micromonospora sp. NBC_01699, a single genomic window includes:
- the sepX gene encoding divisome protein SepX/GlpR, whose translation MRVPASVLLAVLAAAGLLAFAPALVRRYDATERLVAERAQSTARVLARRRRRRTVPGRQPLNPSRVLTVTLRGDLSGGNNPVYGMPDPVSAPPATGRRASRLRSVPRSGPRPRRRRRVHRHTPAVYRRRRVFAALLLLNLAELIGVIAVSPGFWISFAVTGALLAAYVVHLRNRAIAGRRRRRIQAREAAWLAARQAEVRREQARRAAARREAQRRLAAQREAVRRAAMGLDRREDLPAAASGGRARASVSYRRSGGLRGRPYEAGRGSHSA comes from the coding sequence GTGAGGGTGCCGGCCTCGGTGCTCCTCGCCGTCCTCGCCGCCGCGGGTCTGCTCGCTTTCGCACCGGCGCTCGTTCGCCGGTACGACGCCACCGAGCGGCTGGTGGCGGAGCGGGCGCAGTCGACGGCGCGGGTGCTTGCGCGCCGCCGGCGACGCCGTACTGTTCCGGGCCGGCAGCCGCTCAATCCGTCGCGTGTTCTTACGGTTACTCTGCGCGGCGATCTGTCCGGTGGCAACAACCCGGTGTACGGAATGCCCGACCCCGTCTCCGCACCCCCGGCCACCGGCCGACGGGCCAGCCGGCTGCGTTCCGTGCCCCGATCGGGCCCCCGCCCCCGTCGCCGCCGCCGGGTCCACCGGCACACTCCCGCCGTCTACCGGCGCCGCCGGGTCTTCGCCGCACTGCTCCTGCTCAACCTCGCCGAGCTGATCGGCGTCATCGCGGTCAGCCCCGGTTTCTGGATCAGCTTCGCGGTAACCGGCGCACTGCTCGCCGCGTACGTCGTACACCTGCGCAACCGCGCCATCGCCGGACGCCGACGCCGTCGGATCCAGGCCCGCGAGGCGGCCTGGCTCGCCGCCCGACAGGCCGAGGTGCGCCGCGAACAGGCCCGCCGCGCGGCTGCCCGCCGGGAGGCGCAGCGCCGCCTGGCCGCCCAGCGCGAGGCGGTACGCCGGGCCGCGATGGGCCTGGACCGGCGGGAGGACCTGCCGGCGGCGGCCAGCGGGGGCCGGGCGCGTGCCTCGGTCTCCTACCGCCGCTCGGGTGGCCTGCGTGGTCGCCCCTACGAGGCCGGTCGCGGCTCGCACTCCGCCTGA
- a CDS encoding GGDEF domain-containing protein, protein MTLRGRLTTAFLAVVLGPVLLGAFFAGGTVAVVNDHRSRERLDLAATTVRTSVSALCQQLYAAADAVAVAGEPVVRAVAARQVIARGLAVAIRVTDAVGGTTLLTPAAPGAPWADCAGGYPVSAAIQALAVRVELRDPAGGSIGAVWAAQRLDPEFVSRLAAATGTAVTLCRGEPAPGTAIQSTEHSGSRDAVLVAARRLDGDAVGETDTGRYVRRVGPSPGQPLPLVLSVPPNPPRDIYAIIAGAVLLAGLLAVLAAWRLARSTTRPLSELALAVDRVADGDLTARVPVNRPDEVGRLARTFNRMTRETQSYVHALTTSRDQLRGHLALLGDTLASTHDLHRILQVILQTALVATGARAGLLLLLDPDDGTLVGQCAEGLDGPPAADPEAVRVPLGAGVLGTVAATGEPLRGRIERDGPHRDGYEPDCRTYLAVPFAAPGSAGPPPQHPADPLVPAPAAATLGVLVLYDRHGSDDFDDTDLVTLRSFACHAAVAVDNVRVHEEAQRLSLTDPLTGLWNYRYLKESVRREVERASRFGRMISLLVLDLDRFKEVNDTYGHAAGDVVLTEFARRIRGVIREVDLAFRQGGEEFVLLLPETDARGAVTVAERLGAAVRDTPIAIPPPPGSVSAAPRALVPVTVSIGIAVYPHHATTAARMLDAADGALYAAKAGGRDTHRVATAGDGPTVQEMPVPAAAATPDDGLPRAGGHPGPGDGGASSGPHPPRQGRGR, encoded by the coding sequence GTGACGCTGCGTGGACGGCTGACCACCGCCTTCCTCGCCGTCGTGCTCGGCCCGGTGCTGCTCGGCGCGTTCTTCGCCGGTGGAACCGTCGCCGTGGTCAACGACCACCGGTCACGGGAGCGGCTCGACCTCGCCGCCACCACCGTACGCACCTCGGTCAGCGCCCTCTGCCAGCAGCTCTACGCGGCCGCCGACGCCGTCGCGGTGGCCGGCGAGCCGGTCGTCCGGGCCGTCGCCGCCCGGCAGGTGATCGCCCGCGGCCTCGCCGTCGCGATCCGGGTCACCGACGCCGTCGGCGGCACCACCCTGCTCACCCCGGCCGCGCCGGGCGCGCCGTGGGCGGACTGCGCCGGCGGCTACCCGGTCAGTGCCGCGATCCAGGCCCTCGCGGTACGGGTCGAGCTGCGCGACCCGGCCGGCGGCTCGATCGGCGCGGTGTGGGCGGCCCAACGCCTCGACCCCGAATTCGTCTCCCGGCTCGCGGCGGCCACCGGCACCGCCGTCACCCTCTGCCGGGGTGAACCGGCGCCGGGCACCGCCATCCAGAGCACCGAGCACAGCGGCAGCCGGGACGCGGTGCTGGTCGCCGCCCGCCGGCTGGACGGGGACGCGGTCGGCGAGACCGACACCGGCCGGTACGTCCGGCGGGTCGGCCCGTCACCCGGCCAGCCGCTGCCGCTGGTGCTGTCCGTACCGCCGAACCCGCCGCGGGACATCTACGCCATCATCGCCGGGGCGGTGCTGCTCGCCGGACTACTCGCCGTACTGGCGGCCTGGCGGCTGGCCCGCTCGACCACCCGCCCGCTGTCCGAACTGGCGCTCGCCGTCGACCGGGTCGCCGACGGGGACCTGACCGCCAGGGTGCCGGTGAACCGGCCGGACGAGGTCGGCCGGCTGGCCCGGACCTTCAACCGGATGACCCGCGAGACCCAGTCCTACGTGCACGCCCTGACCACCAGCCGGGACCAGCTCCGGGGCCACCTGGCGCTGCTCGGCGACACCCTCGCCAGCACCCACGACCTGCACCGGATCCTCCAGGTCATCCTCCAGACCGCGCTGGTCGCCACCGGCGCGCGGGCCGGCCTGCTGCTCCTGCTCGACCCGGACGACGGCACCCTGGTCGGCCAGTGCGCCGAGGGGCTGGACGGTCCACCGGCGGCGGATCCGGAGGCGGTCCGGGTGCCGCTCGGTGCCGGCGTACTCGGCACGGTCGCGGCCACCGGGGAGCCGCTGCGCGGCCGGATCGAGCGGGACGGGCCGCACCGGGACGGGTACGAACCGGACTGCCGGACGTACCTGGCGGTGCCGTTCGCCGCCCCCGGTTCGGCCGGCCCGCCGCCGCAGCACCCGGCCGATCCACTCGTCCCGGCCCCGGCCGCCGCCACCCTCGGCGTGCTGGTCCTCTACGACCGGCACGGCTCCGACGACTTCGACGACACCGACCTGGTCACCCTGCGCAGCTTCGCCTGCCACGCGGCGGTGGCGGTGGACAACGTACGGGTGCACGAGGAGGCGCAGCGGCTGTCGCTGACCGATCCGCTGACCGGGTTGTGGAACTACCGCTACCTGAAGGAGTCGGTACGTCGCGAGGTCGAGCGGGCCAGCCGGTTCGGTCGCATGATCAGCCTGCTGGTGCTGGACCTGGACCGCTTCAAGGAGGTCAACGACACCTACGGGCACGCGGCCGGGGACGTGGTGCTGACCGAGTTCGCCCGCCGGATCCGGGGGGTGATCCGGGAGGTCGACCTCGCGTTCCGGCAGGGTGGCGAGGAGTTCGTCCTGCTGCTGCCGGAGACCGACGCGCGCGGCGCGGTCACCGTCGCCGAACGGCTCGGCGCGGCGGTCCGGGACACGCCGATCGCGATCCCCCCGCCGCCGGGATCGGTGTCGGCGGCACCCCGGGCCCTCGTCCCGGTCACCGTCTCCATCGGCATCGCCGTCTATCCGCACCACGCCACCACCGCGGCCCGAATGCTCGACGCGGCCGACGGCGCCCTGTACGCGGCGAAGGCGGGCGGGCGGGACACCCACCGGGTGGCGACGGCCGGCGACGGCCCGACGGTGCAGGAGATGCCGGTGCCGGCCGCGGCGGCGACGCCGGACGACGGACTGCCCCGGGCCGGCGGGCACCCTGGTCCGGGCGATGGCGGCGCGTCTTCCGGGCCGCACCCGCCGCGCCAGGGCCGTGGCCGATAG
- a CDS encoding FmdB family zinc ribbon protein: protein MPNEKQDPEETVPTYQYACTACGQQLEAVQSFTDAPLTECPACAGRLRKVFNSVGIVFKGSGFYRTDSRTTGSDTVAGGGSTPAKSESSTKSESSTGSGSTSSGSTSSGNGGSGSGGSGNGSGGGSASTSKSTAGTSSSGGSSSGSAA from the coding sequence GTGCCAAACGAAAAGCAAGATCCGGAGGAGACCGTGCCCACGTACCAGTACGCCTGCACCGCGTGTGGCCAGCAGCTTGAGGCGGTGCAGTCGTTCACCGACGCGCCGCTGACGGAGTGCCCGGCCTGCGCGGGGCGGCTGCGCAAGGTGTTCAACTCGGTCGGCATCGTCTTCAAGGGCTCGGGCTTCTACCGCACCGACTCCCGTACGACCGGGTCGGACACCGTTGCCGGGGGCGGCTCGACCCCGGCCAAGTCGGAGTCCTCGACCAAGTCGGAGTCCTCGACCGGGTCCGGTTCGACCTCGTCCGGCTCGACGTCGTCGGGCAACGGCGGGTCGGGCAGCGGCGGTTCCGGCAACGGCTCCGGCGGCGGATCCGCCAGTACGTCGAAGTCGACGGCGGGCACGAGCAGCTCCGGCGGCTCATCGTCCGGCAGCGCCGCTTAG
- a CDS encoding UTP--glucose-1-phosphate uridylyltransferase has product MSEHSASPGTTSSATPGRAVKAVIPAAGLATRFLPATKAVPKELLPVVDRPVLQYIIEEAAAAGIRDVLLVTGRGKTSMVDHFDRSPSLEAHLEKKGDLKRLEAVRKPSQLVEIFTSRQHEPLGLGHAIGCAEAHVGTEAPFAVLLGDEFVDLAEPLLPAMLDLQARTDGIVLAFMEVPPEETKRYGIASVAPAEPELTDLGEVVRVTGLVEKPAPEDAPSNLAVLGRYILPGKIFEAIRRTGPGSGGEIQLTDAMATLLDEGTPVHAIVYRGTRFDTGMPLGYLQAVVQLASQRDDLGREFRQWLADFVNSEAFGGRNT; this is encoded by the coding sequence ATGTCGGAGCACTCAGCGTCCCCAGGAACGACCTCCAGCGCGACCCCCGGACGGGCCGTCAAGGCGGTGATCCCCGCCGCGGGTCTGGCCACCCGATTCCTGCCCGCCACCAAGGCGGTTCCCAAGGAACTGCTGCCGGTGGTGGACCGCCCGGTACTTCAGTACATCATCGAGGAGGCCGCCGCAGCCGGTATCCGTGACGTCCTGCTGGTCACCGGCCGGGGCAAGACTTCCATGGTGGATCACTTCGACCGCTCGCCGTCGCTGGAGGCGCACCTGGAGAAGAAGGGTGACCTGAAGCGGCTGGAAGCGGTACGCAAGCCCAGCCAGCTGGTCGAGATCTTCACCTCCCGGCAGCACGAGCCGCTCGGGCTCGGCCACGCGATCGGCTGCGCCGAGGCGCACGTGGGCACCGAGGCGCCGTTCGCCGTACTGCTCGGCGACGAGTTCGTGGACCTGGCCGAGCCGCTGCTGCCGGCCATGCTCGACCTACAGGCCCGTACCGACGGCATCGTGCTGGCGTTCATGGAGGTGCCGCCGGAGGAGACCAAGCGGTACGGCATCGCCTCGGTCGCCCCCGCCGAGCCGGAGCTGACCGACCTCGGCGAGGTGGTCCGGGTGACCGGCCTGGTGGAGAAGCCGGCACCGGAGGACGCGCCGAGCAACCTCGCCGTACTCGGCCGGTACATCCTGCCGGGCAAGATCTTCGAGGCGATCCGGCGTACCGGGCCGGGCAGCGGCGGCGAGATCCAGCTCACCGACGCGATGGCGACGCTGCTGGACGAGGGCACCCCGGTGCACGCCATCGTCTACCGGGGCACCCGGTTCGACACCGGCATGCCACTGGGCTACCTCCAGGCGGTGGTGCAACTCGCCAGCCAGCGCGACGACCTGGGCCGGGAGTTCCGGCAGTGGCTCGCCGACTTCGTCAACTCGGAGGCGTTCGGCGGGCGCAATACATGA
- a CDS encoding GNAT family N-acetyltransferase — MSLIGTPGWPVALADGAVLLRPYKRGDAASWSEVRRANQAWLAPWETAPQGGWNELNSPIAFRYVYRDQRRSARRGESMPFAVCLREHGRERLVGHINLGNIVRRAFCSAYVGYWVDARVAGRGVIPTALALVADHAFGPGGLHRIEVNIRPENGPSRRVVEKLGFREESYHPRYMHIDGAWRDHIGYAMTSEEVAAEGGLLARWHRLRTVAS, encoded by the coding sequence ATGAGCCTGATCGGAACACCGGGCTGGCCGGTGGCGCTGGCCGACGGCGCGGTGCTGCTGCGGCCGTACAAGCGCGGGGATGCCGCGTCCTGGTCGGAGGTGCGCCGGGCGAACCAGGCGTGGCTGGCGCCGTGGGAGACCGCCCCGCAGGGTGGCTGGAACGAACTGAACTCGCCGATCGCGTTCCGGTACGTCTACCGGGACCAGCGCCGTTCGGCCCGCCGTGGCGAGAGCATGCCGTTCGCGGTCTGCCTGCGCGAGCACGGGCGGGAGCGGCTGGTCGGGCACATCAACCTCGGCAACATCGTCCGCCGGGCGTTCTGCTCCGCGTACGTCGGCTACTGGGTGGACGCGCGGGTGGCCGGGCGCGGGGTGATCCCGACCGCGCTGGCGCTCGTCGCCGACCACGCCTTCGGCCCCGGTGGGCTGCACCGGATCGAGGTCAACATCCGGCCGGAGAACGGCCCGTCCCGCCGGGTGGTGGAGAAGCTCGGCTTCCGTGAGGAGTCGTACCACCCGCGTTACATGCACATCGACGGCGCCTGGCGCGACCACATCGGGTACGCCATGACCAGCGAGGAGGTCGCGGCCGAGGGTGGTCTGCTGGCCCGCTGGCACCGGCTCCGTACCGTCGCTTCTTGA
- a CDS encoding 5-formyltetrahydrofolate cyclo-ligase: MPDFPDEAEVTDETHGEKVALRAVLLARRRALPAPDRAAAAALVQAELTHLVRRSAPRRITAYVPVGSEPGGPNLPEHLLAALVLAAPDTAGLGSGGLGSGGLGSGGELLLPVLRADLDLDWARYSGSGSGGTLVAAGRGLREPSGARLGTGAIGTAELVIVPALAVDRRGVRLGRGGGSYDRALARVGPGALIVALLHDGELVDRVPAQPHDRPVHAVITPADGFHRLGRG, from the coding sequence GTGCCGGATTTTCCGGATGAAGCGGAAGTGACTGACGAGACCCATGGGGAGAAGGTCGCCCTGCGGGCCGTCCTGCTCGCCCGCCGCCGGGCGCTGCCGGCCCCGGACCGGGCCGCCGCCGCCGCGCTCGTCCAGGCCGAGCTGACCCATCTGGTACGCCGAAGCGCGCCGCGCCGGATCACCGCGTACGTTCCGGTCGGCTCCGAACCCGGCGGCCCGAACCTGCCCGAGCACCTGCTCGCCGCACTCGTCCTTGCTGCTCCCGACACCGCTGGGCTCGGTTCGGGCGGGCTCGGTTCGGGCGGGCTCGGTTCGGGCGGTGAGCTGTTGCTGCCGGTGCTTCGGGCCGATCTGGACCTGGACTGGGCCCGTTATTCCGGGTCCGGATCGGGCGGGACGCTGGTGGCCGCCGGGCGGGGGCTGCGCGAGCCGTCCGGCGCCCGGCTGGGCACCGGCGCGATCGGCACCGCGGAGCTGGTGATCGTGCCCGCGCTGGCGGTGGACCGTCGCGGCGTCCGGCTGGGTCGGGGCGGCGGCTCGTACGACCGGGCACTGGCCCGGGTCGGGCCCGGCGCGCTGATCGTGGCCCTGTTGCACGACGGTGAGCTGGTCGACCGGGTGCCGGCGCAGCCGCACGACCGTCCGGTCCACGCCGTGATCACCCCGGCGGACGGGTTCCACCGGCTCGGCCGCGGGTGA
- a CDS encoding molybdopterin molybdotransferase MoeA — protein MTATADAEAAANELTPLAEYLGSTLRRLRALPPLDLDLTQAYGNVLAEDVLAPHPYPAFDQAAIDGYAARWEDLAGAGRGGGFIPPGTGAPGRGRPGDTRPVRLNVVGDLGAASWRPVRLTPGSCFSVAAGSPLPIAADVVVPVEWTDQGMAAVEIFRVPKRGYGLRRAGEEMPAGALLARSGTYVSPALVAVFAATGIGHVVVRPSPRVVIVATGDELVEVGRPSQPGQVVDTNSHALTAAAAEVGALAYRVGICDDDPEGLRGLLEDQTLRADLIITTGGTGTGPGDMVRRILSRRDAGRAGPVTFTEVALYPGSALGFGTVGAEEVPVVCLPGEPGAALIGFEMLARPAIQLLAGAEPVFRPSVRAHLLETVSSPGGLREFRPAHVAERRGGGYTVQPLRGGPHTLAGLAEANGLLVLGERVTTAAAGSTVDVLLLDRRR, from the coding sequence ATGACAGCCACGGCCGATGCCGAGGCGGCCGCTAACGAGCTGACGCCGCTCGCCGAATACCTGGGCAGCACGCTGCGCAGGCTGCGAGCGCTGCCCCCGCTCGACCTCGACCTCACCCAGGCGTACGGGAACGTGCTCGCCGAGGACGTTCTCGCGCCGCATCCGTACCCGGCGTTCGACCAGGCCGCGATCGACGGGTACGCGGCCCGCTGGGAGGACCTCGCCGGTGCCGGGCGGGGCGGCGGCTTCATCCCGCCCGGCACCGGCGCACCCGGTCGTGGCCGCCCCGGCGACACCCGCCCGGTGCGGCTCAACGTCGTCGGCGACCTGGGGGCGGCGAGTTGGCGCCCGGTCCGGCTCACCCCCGGCTCCTGCTTCTCGGTGGCGGCCGGGTCCCCGCTGCCGATCGCCGCCGACGTCGTCGTCCCGGTCGAGTGGACCGACCAGGGCATGGCCGCGGTGGAGATCTTCCGGGTGCCGAAACGCGGGTACGGCCTGCGCCGGGCCGGGGAGGAGATGCCGGCCGGGGCACTGCTCGCCCGCTCCGGCACGTACGTCTCACCGGCGCTGGTCGCGGTGTTCGCCGCCACCGGTATCGGGCACGTGGTGGTCCGGCCGAGCCCTCGGGTGGTGATCGTGGCGACCGGTGACGAACTCGTCGAGGTGGGCCGACCGAGCCAGCCCGGTCAGGTGGTGGACACCAACTCGCACGCGCTGACCGCCGCCGCGGCCGAGGTCGGGGCGCTCGCGTACCGGGTCGGGATCTGCGACGACGACCCGGAGGGGCTGCGCGGCCTGCTGGAGGACCAGACCCTGCGGGCGGATCTGATCATCACCACCGGTGGTACCGGCACCGGCCCCGGCGACATGGTCCGGCGCATCCTGTCCCGCCGCGACGCCGGCCGGGCCGGGCCGGTGACCTTCACCGAGGTGGCCCTGTACCCCGGTAGTGCCCTCGGATTCGGTACGGTCGGTGCCGAGGAGGTTCCGGTGGTCTGTCTGCCCGGTGAACCCGGTGCCGCGTTGATCGGCTTCGAGATGCTGGCCCGCCCGGCGATCCAGCTGCTCGCTGGCGCCGAGCCGGTGTTCCGGCCGAGCGTACGCGCGCACCTGCTGGAGACCGTGTCGTCCCCCGGCGGGCTGCGCGAGTTCCGCCCCGCGCACGTCGCCGAGCGGCGCGGCGGCGGTTACACCGTCCAGCCGCTGCGCGGCGGTCCGCACACCCTGGCCGGGCTGGCCGAGGCGAACGGCCTGCTGGTGCTCGGGGAGCGGGTCACGACGGCGGCCGCCGGCTCCACCGTGGACGTGCTGCTGCTGGACCGGCGCCGATGA